One genomic window of Cololabis saira isolate AMF1-May2022 chromosome 3, fColSai1.1, whole genome shotgun sequence includes the following:
- the LOC133429235 gene encoding uncharacterized protein LOC133429235 isoform X17, producing MATMTTEPSTVSEAATEGKQKTSGGGSEPKSGPANKQKTSGGAPAPKSEPANKQKQAAAASEQEGVQASKKAQEQAAEPGPANEASSPEEEQLKPRTRTSAGKGLSRLFSSFLKRRSQCSEGEGFEAEKAKDEKAEKEQKTDKVEDEKVEEVKKEDTEAKAVEEKPEVKEVKKNEEEKIEEKEEKKKVEEKVEKKGSKKKKKEAKKKAADKDEEKVKDETKKEEEKKEEPKEEKAKPVVEKGEKEEEEEKKDTPEIKEKEAETGKKEEERVDKKVAKKKEREEKIKRKEEEKAKRKAEEEERVKKREEEKTKKREEERAREAEKTKKREEEEEKVKEEKVKNEEEKAKDEKGKKTEDKPKEESKKEEEDLKEETKKKKNEEEKGKTEEKQQKEEDKGKKKEKGKNKGKKEPIEEKVKAPIAAPEAELKTEPDAEQAPDQQSISSAETQPVPGEPKQESDIKKEPELVKEVKKEDTDKREEEPAEQQEVTKGEGKTTEGAKKEKPVKDKKTEKKPEETKGSKRQKTMQCKVTLLDDAQFECELDKHAKGQELLSKVCDHVNLLEKDYFGLSNWETPAGKIWLDPSKEIRKQVPGAVYEFTFNVKFYPPDPAQLTEDLTRYFLCLQLRKDIMRGVLPCSFVTLSLLGSYTAQSELGEYDPELHGADYVKDLSLAPGQSKELEEKVMELHHTYRSMTPAQADMLFLENAKKLAMYGVDLHQAKDLDGVDITLGVCSGGLMVYKDKLRINRFPWPKVLKISYKRSSFFIKIRPSEQEQYESTIGFKLPNYKASKKLWKVCVEHHTFFRVSAVETPASRRFLSLGSKFRYSGRTQAQTRQASSMIIRPAPRFARSASKRLSRTLDGAGDETLQFLQQLSASTRCETDDWSSLVASDKAQSSPAFPASRESEQTLAQFWEGGRSVQTFTVTGQVTVTEYSGSQTFTQSVNQPMQDLAVDVQQQRRDEDQRSKLLQRHPPFSSVPPADFVKQPAKLFPDRVLQPALTQQDDWFLCFDRVYGSSSKQLFEKPASEYHLHVEKQGIPEDEQEVTTVKVTETRQETLILVDKLREAEVLQSRIREVRDLEGRLQEVDEMAEKLQKVIEEELGKEEVDKLREEEIYLEQEQRLTGQTEVVVRRTVRMMETEEEDLDEQIKKVFLKGLLSEEEEEQEGERMTQEGLIDDSLREKLRQIEKEWQEEVEEKFSPPDVAGITSAVEFQQVERRTKKVTIVEEKGPSAVTSEKEWQGEVEEKFSPPDVAGITSAGAFQQVERRAKKKVTIVEEKWASGVTSDMGELVEERTQTEVTESQVEDQVPYKDDWFKLFHHPPYKAVIRPPVAGVESAQVEGSEYFSYRIVETTEVVVEEKQTRERDVQHPPEILQQPPLVEVVDDWSVLLNVSPRESAYVPPVTSVLSTGRAQLDRESTGSVVGAAYVEKVVVVEERQIVQETPGYLEEVPQKPVADREDDWSVLLNVAPRESAYVPPVTSVVSTGRAQLDRESIGSVAGAAYVEKVVVVEERQIVQETPGYLEEVPQKPVADREDDWSVLLNVSPRKSAYVPPVTSVRSTGRAQLDRESMGSVVGAAYVEKVVVVEERQIVQETPGYLEEVPQKPVADREDDWSVLLAVPSKETSYVPPVIPEGRSLKEDIVVEQREKRIVVALVDTEIKQVSTVIQDDWFELLEVPVREVISVPTVSMTKHAQAYQRESISAVAQVQAVESRREVVVVVAKKEAERLPQQEIFQPVTEREDDWLLLLDVVSKETSYVAPVYVPAPTKLYPDVPAETKRVEKRLFQIGLDQVRTQDAQPLPQRDDDWFIQFDAIREKPAVTPTVTPAEVVQDVKKTLKVEVTKAETRTYKKVVFAVDDMQVGTGISGIRPSQIPPQSEREGGDDWVDLFGVTREKPPTTPAVSVPVVRPAVKVAAIAEPKPRLTVEDVRPPVGSAGALQLPKVDDDWFVLLHAPAKVSVAVDDRVGLRPEVKPAKELRVSERRVTIVKEAQQQREVVPARPALAELEDDWFVFLDVSPKKEAAAHERIQIPAGVRLPAPAAATTATRIAISEKRPQFEQRILAERQPLTQTRLSDDWFVLLDVDLKKSVVSTQRGARPVSAPVFSQAALAEAGIPMAPFEQPQTSTPIKTSRQEDRKLEVTVEAVEPSKIEAVAEVKQREVDSSLISTINGDIQHEFEKTSVEGVKMRKKRAKKIEGDSIYVRHSLLMLEEFDKPQEELLRHHASISELKRNFMETVPEPRPSEWDKRLSTHSPFRTLGINGQPLPSADGATVDGAEENKDGSAVSSSKTVTSETTSGSAVTTTTTKKVIKSGSTETRMEKRIVITADSDIDQEKEKHSGASSL from the exons A TGGCTACCATGACAACAGAGCCAAGCACTGTGAGTGAGGCAGCCACAGAGGGCAAGCAGAAGACCAGCGGTGGTGGCTCTGAACCCAAATCTGGGCCGGCGAACAAGCAGAAGACCAGCGGTGGTGCGCCTGCACCCAAATCTGAGCCGGCGAACAAGCAGAAACAAGCGGCAGCAGCGTCTGAGCAGGAAGGGGTTCAGGCGAGCAAGAAGGCCCAGGAGCAGGCTGCCGAGCCTGGGCCTGCGAATGAAGCCAGCTCTCCTGAAGAGGAGCAGCTGAAGCCTCGGACCAGGACCTCTGCCGGCAAAGGCCTCTCTCGcctcttctcttctttcctgAAACGTCGGTCGCAGTGCTCCGAGGGCGAGGGCTTCGAGGCCGAGAAGGCCAAGGACGAAAAAGCTgaaaaagaacagaaaactgACAAGGTAGAAGATGAGAAGGTGGAAGAGGTGAAGAAGGAAGACACGGAGGCTAAAGCTGTGGAGGAAAAACCAGAGGTCAAAGAGGTTAAAAAGAACGAGGAagagaaaatagaagaaaaagaagagaagaagaaagtaGAGGAAAAAGTTGAGAAGAAGggcagtaaaaagaaaaagaaagaagcaaaaaagaaagcagCAGATAAGGATGAAGAGAAAGTAAAAGACGAgacgaaaaaagaagaagaaaagaaagaggagccAAAAGAGGAGAAGGCAAAACCAGTTgtagaaaagggggaaaaagaagaagaagaagaaaagaaggatacCCCTGAGATCAAAGAAAAAGAGGCAGAAactggaaagaaggaagaagaaagagttGACAAGAAGGTGgctaagaaaaaagaaagagaagaaaaaataaagagaaaggaagaggagaaggcaAAAAGGAAAgcagaggaagaagagagggtaaaaaagagagaagaggagaaaacaaagaagagagaagaagaaagagcaAGAGaggctgaaaaaacaaaaaagagagaggaggaggaagaaaaagTGAAAGAAGAAAAGGTTAAAAACGAGGAGGAGAAAGCAAAAGacgaaaagggaaaaaagacagAGGACAAACCAAAAGAGGAGTCcaaaaaagaagaggaggacCTGAAAGAAGAGactaagaagaaaaagaacGAGGAGGAGAAGGGAAAGACCGAAGAAAAGCAGCAGAAGGAAGAGGACAaggggaagaagaaggaaaaggggaaaaacaaaGGGAAGAAGGAGCCCATTGAGGAAAAAGTGAAAGCACCAATCGCTGCTCCAGAAGCTGAGCTTAAAACGGAGCCAGACGCCGAACAGGCTCCAGATCAGCAATCAATAAGCAGcgcagagacacag CCTGTTCCAGGGGAACCGAAGCAGGAGTCTGACATAAAGAAGGAGCCTGAATTAGTGAAGGAAGTGAAAAAGGAGGACACGGATAAAAGGGAGGAGGAACCAGCAGAACAGCAGGAGGTGACCAAAGGAGAAGGAAAAACAACGGAGGGGGCGAAGAAAGAGAAACCGGTTAAAGACAAGAAGACGGAAAAGAAGCCAGAGGAGACGAAAGGCTCCAAACGTCAGAAAACCATGCAGTGTAAAGTCACCTTGCTGGACGACGCTCAGTTCGAGTGTGAGCTTGAT AAACATGCTAAAGGTCAAGAGCTTTTGTCAAAGGTGTGTGACCATGTCAACCTGCTGGAGAAAGATTACTTTGGTCTCTCTAACTGGGAAACTCCAGCCGGCAAG ATATGGCTGGACCCCTCTAAAGAGATCCGGAAACAGGTTCCTGGTGCCGTGTATGAGTTTACATTCAACGTGAAGTTCTATCCTCCTGATCCAGCGCAACTCACAGAAGACCTCACCAG GTATTTTCTGTGTCTCCAGTTGAGGAAGGACATCATGCGTGGCGTTCTTCCCTGTTCCTTTGTCACACTGTCCCTGCTGGGCTCCTACACAGCCCAGTCAGAGCTGGGAGAATATGACCCAGAGCTTCACGGAGCCGACTACGTTAAAGATCTGAGTCTGGCTCCTGGACAGAGCAAAGAGCTGGAAGAAAAAGTGATGGAGCTGCACCACACATACAG GTCAATGACTCCAGCCCAAGCAGACATGCTGTTTCTGGAAAATGCAAAGAAACTTGCTATGTATGGCGTTGACCTGCACCAAGCCAAG GATCTTGATGGAGTGGACATAACGCTGGGGGTTTGCTCCGGCGGTCTAATGGTTTACAAGGACAAACTGAGGATCAACCGCTTCCCTTGGCCCAAAGTGCTGAAGATATCCTACAAACGCAGCAGCTTCTTCATCAAAATCAGGCCGTCGGAG cAAGAGCAGTATGAGAGCACCATAGGATTCAAGCTGCCCAACTACAAAGCCTCAAAGAAACTGTGGAAAGTTTGCGTTGAACATCATACCTTCTTCAG GGTTTCAGCAGTGGAGACTCCGGCATCACGTCGCTTCCTGAGCTTGGGCTCTAAGTTTAGGTACAGTGGTCGCACTCAGGCCCAGACCCGCCAGGCGAGCTCCATGATTATCCGTCCGGCCCCTCGCTTCGCACGCTCTGCAAGCAAGAGGCTGTCACGAACCCTAGATGGAG CTGGAGATGAAACTCTCCAGTTTCTGCAACAACTCTCAGCATCAACCAGGTGTGAGACTGATGATTGGTCCTCACTGGTGGCTTCTGACAAAGCCCAGTCTTCTCCTGCGTTCCCAG CCAGCAGGGAGTCTGAGCAGACTCTTGCTCAGTTCTGGGAGGGGGGACGGTCCGTTCAAACATTCACAGTGACCGGGCAGGTCACCGTGACGGAGTACAGTGGCTCTCAGACCTTTACCCAGTCAGTCAATCAGCCCATGCAGGATCTGGCAGTCGATgtgcagcagcagaggagagaTGAAGATCAGCGGTCCAAACTTCTGCAGCGTCATCCTCCCTTTTCCTCCGTTCCTCCTGCTGATTTTGTCAAACAGCCAG CCAAACTCTTTCCGGACCGAGTGTTGCAGCCAGCACTGACGCAGCAAGACGATTGGTTCCTGTGCTTTGACCGAGTCTACGGCTCGTCCTCTAAACAGCTGTTTGAAAAGCCTGCGT CTGAATACCATCTCCACGTGGAGAAGCAGGGTATCCCAGAGGATGAACAGGAAGTTACCACTGTGAAAGTTACTGAGACGCGTCAGGAAACACTTATCCTGGTAGATAAACTGAGAGAGGCGGAGGTTTTACAAAGCAGGATCAGAGAAGTGAGGGACCTGGAGGGAAGGCTCCAAGAGGTTGATGAGATGGCAGAGAAACTTCAGAAGGTCATAGAGGAGGAGTTGGGAAAGGAGGAGGTGGACAAGCTAAGAGAAGAAGAGATTTATTTGGAGCAGGAGCAACGATTGACAGGTCAAACAGAAGTGGTGGTAAGGAGAACTGTGAGGATGATGGAGACAGAAGAGGAGGACTTGGATGAACAAATAAAGAAGGTGTTTTTGAAAGGTTTGTTGtctgaagaggaagaagagcagGAGGGGGAGAGGATGACACAAGAGGGCCTGATAGACGACAGCTTGAGAGAGAAGCTACGTCAGATAGAAAAAGAATGgcaagaggaggtggaggagaagttCAGCCCTCCAGATGTTGCTGGCATCACTTCTGCGGTGGAGTTTCAGCAGGTTGAACGTAGGACTAAGAAAGTAACCATCGTAGAGGAGAAGGGGCCATCGGCCGTGACATCAGAAAAAGAATGGCAGGGGGAAGTGGAGGAGAAGTTTAGCCCTCCAGATGTTGCTGGCATCACTTCTGCAGGAGCGTTTCAGCAGGTTGAACGTAGGGCTAAGAAGAAAGTAACCATCGTAGAGGAGAAGTGGGCGTCTGGTGTGACATCAGACATGGGAGAGTTAGTGGAGGAGAGGACACAGACGGAGGTTACAGAGAGTCAGGTAGAGGATCAGGTGCCATATAAAGATGATTGGTTCAAACTTTTCCACCATCCTCCATACAAGGCAGTTATCAGACCACCAG TTGCTGGCGTGGAGAGTGCTCAGGTGGAGGGGAGTGAGTATTTCAGCTATAGGATTGTGGAGACGACAGAGGTTGTAGTAGAGGAGAAGCAAACAAGAGAAAGGGATGTTCAACATCCGCCAGAGATCCTTCAACAGCCGCCATTGGTTGAAGTTGTGGATGACTGGTCTGTGTTGCTGAATGTTTCTCCCAGAGAATCCGCTTACGTACCACCAG TTACATCAGTTTTATCAACGGGAAGAGCGCAGCTGGACCGTGAAAGTACTGGCTCTGTCGTTGGAGCTGCGTACGTGGaaaaggtggtggtggtggaagaGAGACAGATAGTACAAGAGACTCCAGGGTATCTGGAAGAAGTCCCCCAGAAGCCAGTGGCAGACAGAGAGGATGACTGGTCCGTGTTGCTGAATGTTGCTCCCAGAGAATCTGCTTACGTACCACCAG TTACATCAGTTGTATCAACGGGAAGAGCGCAGCTGGACCGGGAAAGTATTGGCTCTGTCGCTGGAGCTGCGTACGTGGaaaaggtggtggtggtggaagaGAGACAGATAGTACAAGAGACTCCAGGGTATCTGGAAGAAGTCCCACAGAAGCCAGTGGCAGACAGAGAGGATGACTGGTCTGTGTTGCTGAATGTTTCTCCCAGAAAATCTGCTTACGTACCACCAG TTACATCAGTTAGATCCACGGGAAGAGCGCAGCTGGACCGTGAGAGTATGGGCTCTGTCGTTGGAGCTGCATACGTGGaaaaggtggtggtggtggaagaGAGACAGATAGTACAAGAGACTCCAGGGTATCTGGAAGAAGTCCCCCAGAAGCCAGTGGCAGACAGAGAGGATGACTGGTCCGTGTTGCTGGCTGTTCCTTCAAAAGAGACCTCATATGTACCACCAG TGATTCCAGAGGGCCGATCTCTAAAGGAGGATATAGTTGTTGagcagagagaaaaaaggatTGTCGTTGCATTAGTGGACACAGAAATAAAACAAGTATCAACCGTGATACAGGATGACTGGTTTGAGCTGCTGGAGGTTCCTGTCAGAGAAGTTATATCTGTGCCCACAG TTTCCATGACCAAACATGCTCAGGCATATCAGAGGGAAAGCATTTCTGCTGTGGCTCAGGTCCAGGCAGTAGAGTCCAGGAGAGAGGTTGTAGTTGTGGTGGCAAAGAAAGAGGCTGAGAGGCTTCCACAGCAGGAAATATTCCAGCCAGTGACGGAGCGAGAGGATGATTGGCTTTTGCTGCTGGATGTTGTTTCTAAAGAGACTTCTTATGTGGCGCCAG TTTATGTGCCTGCACCGACTAAACTCTATCCAGATGTTCCAGCTGAAACAAAACGTGTAGAGAAGAGGTTGTTTCAGATTGGTCTTGATCAGGTTAGAACTCAGGACGCCCAGCCACTGCCGCAGCGGGACGATGACTGGTTTATTCAGTTTGATGCTATTCGTGAAAAGCCCGCCGTAACACCAACAG TCACTCCAGCTGAAGTTGTTCAGGACGTGAAGAAGACGTTAAAGGTTGAGGTGACAAAAGCAGAGACTAGAACATACAAGAAGGTGGTATTTGCCGTGGACGACATGCAAGTCGGGACAGGGATTTCTGGAATTAGACCGAGCCAAATTCCACCACAGTCTGAGAGAGAAGGAGGGGATGATTGGGTCGACCTGTTTGGCGTCACCCGAGAAAAACCACCCACCACACCAGCAG TGTCAGTTCCTGTGGTTCGGCCTGCCGTTAAGGTGGCAGCAATCGCTGAACCAAAACCACGGCTCACCGTGGAGGATGTGCGGCCACCTGTGGGGTCGGCTGGCGCACTGCAATTACCAAAAGTAGATGATGACTGGTTTGTCCTGCTCCATGCTCCAGCTAAAGTATCAG TGGCTGTTGATGACCGCGTTGGTTTGCGTCCTGAAGTGAAACCAGCTAAAGAGTTGCGCGTCTCCGAGCGGAGAGTTACGATAGTGAAGGAGGCGCAGCAGCAGAGGGAGGTGGTGCCGGCGCGTCCAGCGCTGGCAGAGCTGGAGGATGATTGGTTTGTTTTCCTGGATGTGTCCCCTAAGAAAGAAG CCGCTGCGCATGAACGAATCCAGATCCCAGCAGGTGTCAGACTTCCAGCTCCTGCAGCCGCAACAACCGCAACAAGGATTGCTATTTCTGAGAAGAGACCACAGTTTGAGCAGCGAATCCTGGCAGAACGGCAACCGCTCACACAAACACGTCTCAGTGATGATTGGTTTGTTCTGCTAGATGTTGACCTCAAAAAgtcag TTGTGAGCACTCAGAGGGGCGCCCGTCCTGTCAGCGCTCCAGTCTTCTCCCAGGCCGCTCTGGCGGAGGCCGGGATCCCGATGGCTCCATTCGAGCAGCCCCAGACCTCCACCCCCATCAAGACCAGCCGCCAGGAGGACAGGAAGCTGGAGGTCACCGTAGAAGCTGTGGAGCCTTCAAAGATTGAGGCCGTGGCAGAGGTGAAG CAGAGAGAAGTAGACTCTTCACTGATCTCCACCATCAATGGGGACATTCAG CACGAGTTTGAGAAGACGAGCGTGGAGGGCGTGAAAATGCGAAAG AAAAGAGCTAAGAAAATTGAGGGTGACTCAATTTATGTCAGACATAGCCTTTTAATGCTGGAG